A window of the Bradyrhizobium ottawaense genome harbors these coding sequences:
- a CDS encoding TIGR03809 family protein produces MTHLRDVASGRDTVARWCNLAERRLEYLTDLFETGRWRRFHTERAFLENIQEAKAAVETWRDLMAREAAPDHLAIDLSGLRGKRPAVPRHDEIGEQAALLPSEPAPIVVEPLREIPHDVLVALEIQLLDTDETSSVSDAPDFDDMTLPPLDLDRIQERYPLLRNAL; encoded by the coding sequence ATGACACATCTTCGAGACGTGGCGAGTGGCCGCGATACCGTCGCGCGGTGGTGCAACCTCGCTGAGCGGCGGCTGGAATACCTCACAGACCTGTTCGAGACCGGGCGCTGGCGCCGGTTTCACACCGAGCGGGCATTCCTCGAAAACATCCAGGAAGCCAAGGCTGCCGTCGAGACCTGGCGCGATCTCATGGCGCGCGAAGCCGCCCCAGACCATCTGGCGATCGATCTGAGCGGCCTGCGCGGCAAGCGCCCGGCAGTGCCGCGTCATGACGAGATCGGCGAGCAGGCAGCCTTGCTGCCGTCCGAACCGGCGCCGATCGTGGTCGAGCCGCTGCGCGAGATTCCCCATGATGTGCTGGTGGCGCTCGAGATCCAGCTGCTCGACACGGATGAGACGTCATCCGTGTCCGACGCGCCCGACTTCGACGACATGACCCTGCCGCCGCTCGATCTCGACAGGATACAGGAACGCTATCCGCTGCTGCGCAACGCGCTGTAG